The genomic DNA ACAATTAACTGAtagaatttacatttttattccccGCAGATGTCTAGAGGGGACATTAAACATTGCCCCTGTCTGTCCATCTCCCCACTTGGTTTCTGTGCAATAACTCAAAAGATATTCAAATTTttgtgtgtaggtagatgacacctaaatgcaggctaagttcgaattctGAGTTACttgtcaaaggtcacagctcattacatatgcgagttggtttccgcataataacttatgaaatatttaacagataaattaatttcattttcggaaatacaaaCCTTTTCGAATTAACAAACCTCATATCGTTTTCGgaatgacgaaccttcggaattatgaacctcatttcgttttcagactaatgAACTTCGGAGTTATGGACCTTATTTCATTATCGGATTAACAACATTCAGAATTATGAACCTTTGGAAAtatgaaccttcagaataactgaaccttcgaaataatgaagcttcggaattacaaatgtatgtgaaaattacaatattgcaagcttttcttccattttcctAGCTTACCAGATATTTAGATAAACTCACAAGTATTGAAAGTTTTGTTTTTGCATCACAGGCACCACATTTGATTACATGTAAAGGTGTATtgttaattatttcattgttgacGATCACATATTTTCCATAGGTTTATTAGCCCTTCCATTTGTTTATCTTTCTACACTTCAGAATCAGATGGAGAGGAAGGAGCTGTTTCAGAAGTAGTCTGGCACAGTGATGAAGGTTAGATATTGTTCCAAATAATCATCAATTTTTATGCCCCTGCAGACAAAGTCTAGAGGGGGCATTAAGTGTTGCCCTGTCCATCCGCTCCCCCCACCCACTTGGTTTCGCGCAATGGctcgaaaaatatttaatggttTCCAAAAATtgttggtgtgtaggtagatgacacaaaaataaaactaagttcgaattcggagTCCACATGTGAAAGGTCAGCTCATTCAATATGAGAGACGATTTCTGTAAAATAACtcgaaaaatatttgatttatttaaaaaatatttattgtgtagggagatgacaccaaaatacaggctaagttcgaattccGAGCCCGCGCAGGTCAAAGCTCTTTATGTATTCGAGTTGGTTCAGTGgtctaaatttattcattatatatatatatatatatatattatttgaatattgtaaagaaattcgatgaagagaacaatggtaggcatgcgtagcttaaatcaataataataataataatatagggtatttatactgcgcacatatccaccttgttaggtgctcaaggcgctcctatattacctggctaagctaggcgctcatagcgcacacagctttttaaagaATGACTTCCTacgggtacccatttatctcacctgggttgagtgcagcacattgtggatcagtttcttgctgaaggaaattatgccaaggttccccagagctatctacccttttggaaaaattggtgatgcctaaaaaatgtctctgccgggaatcaaaCACGGGCCCCCAGGTTTGACCGCTGgcgccttaaccactagaccacagagacgggttaaattaaagagttgccaaagctgttgtacgtGTATAACTctacacatttgtatactttctcccatatgtgtactgtatcaatagctttgatccagctgaggcatggcggcttgtcattgttcaaaacccaccttcacctgacaaaggaaattataattggtatggtgttgaaaatctgtctatctgacagacaatcggatcggggtctccctagccactaaccatctctgtggtctagtggttaaggcaccggcgtttaAAGCTGGGGGTTCAGGTTCGATTCCGGTAGAgtcattttttcggcatcaccaattattcaaaaagggtatatatatgtataatgcATATTGGTATCTGCACaatattaagttcaatcatattgattGAATTTCTAATCGCATTAAGCGGGGGCATCTGTGTCCTTTGGACATGTCAAATTCATAGTTTGTAATATGCCTTAACAAGCAAAAGATCGTACCAATTAAAACATTGATGAaggtaaagtacatgtatttatcatgtCACTGTCCGTAAACTGGGGAAATTATTGTTCAAATAGTGCCTAGTTTAAAAATCTGCCCCCAAACCatggaaatgaatgaaagttGGAGTCAGAAACCCATGCTTGCCCATGACTTGCTGCCCCAAATACCAGAATAATtactacatgtaataaaaaattatcGCTAGGCTTGAAGATTGAATTGCTGCCATAACTTGATGTAAAAAttgtctgaaaaaaatgaacaatagaaaatgcatgattatttttagttttgttgGTCTagacatatttattttatgctctTATTTTTAGAAGAGTctccaacaaatttcattgaaaaacaatgaagaaaaaggtcaaaaacaaagaaatacataagaaattgcaaaaaaacacaatataatacataagaaaatgttttgatatcgcattttttttatgtacacttgctgagaacaccacaaagagtttctataccaaaaattagcacatttggagctttatttagggagttagaggaaaaagtatgatttcacatactatttacgcataaattagcataatcactttatagtgatttgcatgaaataaattaccaaacaattttcaaaattatgttccAGGCAAcacgtgccaattttcggcacAAATGCGTGGATGACGGTcgtatgaactcccaaaataccttGGCCCAGATAGGATTAAAAATACATGAACGAAATGTTTGGTTGGCATTACCATATTTCACTTAGAATTATGATCTAACATTGGATACTGAACTTTGTTGCTCTCTGTTCAGAATCAGATGGAGAAAACAGAGCTGTTTCGGAAATAGAATGGAAAAATGAGGATGGTAAGTTTTTCGGAATGGtcccaatattttttgtagCAACAAATGTATCGTGATGTAAATCTTTTATTTATGAAGAGTCAGTGAAGGAGGATAACTTTAAATTGGTATGATTATTTTTGAGGTTTGAATATTCAGCCCTCCTATTCTCTTGTATATAGCtgcaattaaatatatatatttaaaccTAAATTTACCCCCCAACATAATTTGtacaattaattttgttaaacCTGTATGTACACCAATTATGATCTGATTATGAGTGCACTCTAGACCAATATGTGCTTGCTTAGGATTTTTTATGTGCTAGAAAATAACTTGAAATAAAtctgtagtaaaaaaaaaattgaaagttttTTGAGTGTGTCATGAAATAATCAGATCTGGAACTGAAGGCCTGAATTTTACCGCTGGTACTCTATTTGCactttgttaaaatttgatTGATATAGCGATATATTGCTCGAGATATCACTAGATATTTGGGCATGTGGGTTTTCATTTTTCGAGAGATGTTTTGTCTGGTGGGATCACATGCCCTTGTGATGTTATTGAGGTGACCTGACATAATATCCTTTGCCCCTGTAGATGTGTCATCTTCAGTACCTATAAATGTTGGCGGGGCAATCGTCCGGAGCAATTATTGGTGGAGGATTAATTTATTGTATCCCCGAACAGAGTTCGGAGGATACTATGAATTTGGCCTCGTCGCGCCGCGTCCGCcgccgcagagatttccttgtgagcgctctatcagctgcatttcttctccgatcatcttAAAATTAGGCATGAAGGTTAGCGAAGCCACTATCCATTTTGGTGTGGGcaaaggtcacatggtaaggtcaaaggtcatttcaggtcaacattaaagtttaaatGAAAGGAAACTACTGCAAGGCATTTTTAAACATGGGTTTTTAGagcaattttgaaattatcGATATTTGAAATGACACCTAACtttgcaaccgtaagtcacttttcaaccaaacttggatggtagatgatttggggtacctgcatgttatgctgcagtcggaggtcacatggtaaggtcagaggtcaatttcaggtcaacattgaagtttacatgcaagactctctttctctgcaaccataagtcacttttcgaCCACCCGTGGATGGTGGTAGATGGGCTTGGGGAAACTGCATGCTATATGTCGGGTCATTGTCGCAatgatgtatttatttgtcaaatttccgtgtgagctctatatattGCAATGACGGATGACGCGATGGGTTCaggggatacatgtgctcgtCTGCGTGACCCTccgagcatctctagttttGCATAGAAATTGTTAATAGAGCAGATGcaggcggagcaattgtcattTCACCAATCAGCTAGCCTACATACTGTATTTAAAACATCTTATGATTAAATGTATCTTCAAGTAATAAATTATTGTAGGCATGAAATCAGTATTCAGCTGCACATTGTGAACTTCATTGATTATTCTTGGTGATAATTTTCCTCATAAagctttatgtatttttttttcagtaactCGTGGTAGGAAAAAGGCGAAAGAGCACATTTCATTGATTCAGATTCATCAGTTTGCAGTGATGGACATATAGGATCCTACATGAAGGGCAGAAGTAAGTGTTactttgtttcaaatcattgtagcatttgtaattttaatttGACCTTTCAAAATCCACAAAAATGTACCTGCAAATGATACTTGAATCAAAGCGACCTTTCATTGACAAAATCATGGAGAAATCAAAACTCATTCAGAACAGAGAAGGGATTTAAGTCTCACTTGGCTGCATGCCAGGGATGTTAGGTAATACACGCCGGCATGTCTTGGAGGTATGTAGGNNNNNNNNNNNNNNNNNNNNNNNNNNNNNNNNNNNNNNNNNNNNNNNNNNNNNNNNNNNNNNNNNNNNNNNNNNNNNNNNNNNNNNNNNNNNNNNNNNNNNNNNNNNNNNNNNNNNNNNNNNNNNNNNNNNNNNNNNNNNNNNNNNNNNNNNNNNNNNNNNNNNNNNNNNNNNNNNNNNNNNNNNNNNNNNNNNNNNNNNNNNNNNNNNNNNNNNNNNNNNNNNNNNNNNNNNNNNNNNNNNNNNNNNNNNNNNNNNNNNNNNNNNNNNNNNNNNNNNNNNNNNNNNNNNNNNNNNNNNNNNNNNNNNNNNNNNNNNNNNNNNNNNNNNNNNNNNNNNNNNNNNNNNNNNNNNNNNNNNNNNNNNNNNNNNNNNNNNNNNNNNNNNNNNNNNNNNNNNNNNNNNNNNNNNNNNNNNNNNNNNNNNNNNNNNNNNNNNNNNNNNNNNNNNNNNNNNNNNNNNNNNNNNNNNNNNNNNNNNNNNNNNNNNNNNNNNNNNNNNTCTagatcgcgcttcgcactcgcatcaataataataataatagtagtagatgcttatatagcgcatgaTATTCTGCAgaatctctatgcgctttacaaaGGAGGTAATTAAGTCTAATACAGGTATacttagaataaaatacatgaatactaaATGAAAGATTAACAAAACATTGCAACATACCTATCCTAAACCAAATAATCTAACATGAGAACAAGTATGTTTCTAAAGATTTGAGAAAGGTGGAAGTTtcgatgcatcctattcatgaatCACTAAACGCAGTCCTTAACCACGTTAACAGGTTCCTTTGCTGGTCAGTGTATTTCAgcttgcacttcgcgctcgtGTTAGATGCACATCGTTTTAATGATTGCGAAAActgctcagatttttttattttgatttttattgaaatgttaAAAAGTTTGAGCATGCGATTCACGCTCCCAACACTTCcaaaggatgcccttttaacaggtatattgaccccaaaatcAGCTTTGAAAATTTTTATCCAAAGCGCTCGCTCGTTACAATCTCTCgcaaaaaataaagcctaaatatatatatttaccataatcagaaatcacttaaaaaggGCTTTGCTCTACTTCactctacactgcaaaaaccaGGGTGTTAGATTCAACACCATAGGTGTTAATATTAACACCATCCCGGTATCTATATCGGAaaacaccagttggtgttatcGAACACCAAGGACTGGAATTGAATATTTTAATTCTACTCTTGGTGTTGTAATCCAATTCTATTTTTGGTGTTAATATATAATCCAACACCATTTTCTGGTGTTACAATGAATCCGATTTCCGGTGTTATTTAACACCAAGGTCTGGAATCAAATGATTTTAATTCTATTCTTGGTGTTCGAATTCAATTCTATTTTTGGTGTTTGTGCAAAATCCAACACCCGTGTTCGGTGTTACAATGATTCCTAATTTTGGTGTTATTTTACACCAAGTATAGAATCAAATAGTATAATTCTTCTCTTGGTGTTGCAATCCAATTCTATTTATGGTGTTATATAACACTAAAGATCTGgaattaaatatttcaattctaCTCTTGTTATTGCAATTCAATGCTAGTCTTAGTGTTTTAAAAAACTCAAGACATCATTCCTTCAACACCAACAATTCAATTCAGCTCACTCATTCATAACACATGCacagaaaatattcaaatacacacaataagttaaaagaaacaaacacttggtgcttatttattcaataaattaaacaactTGTTCTCATTCATGTTGAATTCAATGATGCTTATAACGTTTTTATCTTGTATGTCTCAACATTAAATCGTTTTGTCATATATTCAAAATCTGTGACTCATTTGTCTGAATACAACAGAACACACtatcttttttaatcattcaaaatttgctcaaaatatgaatgcacccttataagaaaaagatgaaaaaataaggCTTGAGGATGAATCAAGTAACTAAACTcttttaaaacatttaaaaatgttataattcCTTTCAAGGAATGAAAAATCAAAGTACTTTCTAATAAATAGACACTAAACAGGATGCAAAATGCATGTATAACTgaagacaaaacaaataaaatgtaaattgctTCTACATCAGAGTGAATTATGTAGCTAATGAGAATTTTGACACATTTCACCTTGAATCGTATTACAtgcttgctgaaggaaaatattagaatttttttcatatgaaatataaagagTGCCCCCCTCgccaaaacacacaaaaaaaatccttggaCACTGCCATCAAAAAAGGGAAAGTCCACAcaatattttactatttcaataCACAGAAAATACTTTTAGCAGCACGTTAAAAAAGGAATTGGTTAAGGAATAAGGAAACTTTCGTTATTTCTTTATCTTGTAAATCACTATCCgctctgcaaattggcaacacttgATGGCATTATGCATGATCAGCTCTCCATTCatattgtacacaaaatttcacATAATCTCATTTTTCTCCAAAGTTAATATGAGTTTTATACCCTCGGTCAATTTATATTATATAGAAAGCCATTTTCCTCAACATACTTCGTCCaaaggttataaaaaaaataggtaaATTTTTAGATAAATACGAAAATGTAACAGTCCATGTACAAAGGTATGGCGAGCTAATCGCATACGACGCCATCAAGTGTTGCCATTTTGCAGAGCAAATGtagattttcaataaaatctAAATGACTGTAATTTCTTTATTCCTTGATCAATTtcgctcattcttttttttatatgttcaaattattctttcattgaaatatgaatatatgtaGGGTGGACTTTCCCTTTTAAAGTATtgcttttaatttcttatgCTAGGAAGCAGTCTTCAAGAACTATACCAAAACTGATAAACCTCATCCAGCAGTTTCAACAAGACTTTTTACCACAGGCCTGCAACCACTGAGATTTAGGATGATTTAATTATTTCAGTACATGGCTCATGGGGATTTTATCAGAAGTTATTTCCTTCACTACTTGTCAAGGGTTGAACAAAAGTTTCAAAAAGCATTAAAAAACACTATAAATTCTACATTCAACCTAATAAAGGTGAACATTCCTTTACAGCTTTCTGTTTACAAACATGTATTCCCAATTTccaggaaaaaaataacaaaaagtaaaaattatttgtttctcTATCAACTAATTCACTGCTCTTTTTCCAACAGGgtataaaacaacaacaacaaaatcagTCTATGCACTTTCATTTCACTGGCTTTCATGcacaaacatcataaaattgtttttcctGTAAGAAAAAAGATGGGAAAATATACAACAGCTATTTGACTAAATTTGGTTTCGCATTAACCAATTTACAGATGCTTACAAGAGTCCATAATATTCTTGATtaagattatttttaaaaccaattgaTACAACTAAGCAAAGCCAGACGTTAGCTTGAAAGCTTTAAATTACTTAGAAAGTACATGCCTTGGTGCTACATACTTCCTTGAGTCTGTCTTTGACAAAGTTGTCATCAAATCTAGTGGTTTGTAGTCAACAAGTTCCTTTTGATTCTTCACTACATGACGACGTGGAAAAATGAATTCTACTGCGTATGAATGATAGTGTGAATTGTAATACACTGTATCTAATTGGACAAGTACAAAAAATACATTGCTGTTGTGTACAATGATATGCTCTATTTGACCAAACAGAGGAAGCTCGCTAACATCATGGCAGACCAGAAGTGACAACTGATAACGTGTTCCATTTACTTTAACCCAGTTGGCATCAAAGAATTCAGTAGAAAGATCCTCTACTTGAATTTGCTCTTGCACAATCTGAGGGCATCTAATCGTGGTCTCTTTCTGCAGATGCCAAAACTTGAATCAGATTCTGAGCTACTGAGGGAAGAGGAGCTGGTATCCACCTTGATGTTGTCTGCACTTGTGAAGCTATGTACATCTGAACCTTTAATAATGAAAAGAGAGATAAAGCCATGATCACtgttaaaaaacaatgaatactAGTATCTTAACCTTTGGTACAATTGAATACAGTTGGGCCTCCTCTATCCACACACTTGGGACCAGCACTAATCTGGACAAGGGATTTGACCAGATAAGGAAATTCTATATTCAAAACATGCAGTTGCCAAGagtttgaatgaatgaatgcatatTTCCATCATGAAAAATTTAACTCAATGTGCAATAAAAAAAGTTGGGAATATTATAAGTAACCCGAATAGTTTGCCATACTATGAGTATGCTTGAAATCTTTGTTGGTTCCGCTAATTCATTTGAGTAAAATACCGGTAGGCAAATTTCAGAGTGATCTGGATAAAGGAGACTGGATAAGGGAAGTCCAACTATATAAATTTCTAGTCTAAAACCATTAAAAACCAACATAAGTTATATTGATCTGACAGAAAATTTGTAAGTGTGATTTTGCAATTATATATGATTCATGATGGTTAACAAACCATCAGTTTATTTCAACCCATTCATTTTTACTGTTAATTTTATGATACTTGAGCATTTTTATAGACATTTTAATTGTTAATTGAAAATCATTCATGCATGTCTAAGTAAATTATAATACaagcattttttaaatcaatgctACGCTCTATAAGCTACATTCAGTACACAATAAAGCTGCattactgttatttttgtttatcattttgttattttttaatttcttatgcatcAATAGAAATAATATTCAGATTTTTCTAGTGGTCTTTTGTAGCATTTTGAAGCAAAATTTCAAAGGTCAAACACAGACACACACAAGTACAGATCCCCGTTCCACAGACCACCCCCCCCCGTCTCAAAATTTCAATTAAAGACATTTCAAGAAGAACAAAAATGCAGGTTTGCATTGttaagaaataaaatgttaaaaagaatCCGTCATTTCTATAATCTTTAGACCTGGAATTTAGATAATTGACTGCCCACAAATCATGGCTATTGTGGCAAGGTTATGCAAGCACAAATAAAGGGGTATGTTTTTctttccttgaccaagttttgACACTTGTGCCTGTAATTTGCACTGCACATTCATTTATTGCTtaggtaaaaaaaagtttgaatagCCTTTATCGACCGACCGTCAGAAAATGGCctaaccattttttttccttttcacataaattgaaaaatcacaataaaatggTAGATAGATAtatgaaatacaataaaaatggtAATTTTCAGGTGTTCTTAAGCTTTTCACTACCTTCTAAGTCTTCTTTTCCTcatggatggggggggggggcttatgaAAAGTAAGAATTTTATTCCAAAGACTCTATACAGTAGCAGATCCAGCGGGGGCGCACCTGGCATGTGCCCCCTCTATATTTTGAGAATTACCTCGTGAACATGCACATTACCAAGGTTAAATTATGATCTGCGCAACCTCTTTATTTAAATATGCTCTTTGCGCCTCCTCTATTTTAAAATCCTGAATCCGCTAAACATAGCAGGGGTTTGCAATTTTGTATTATAATGCACTTTATCAAAAACTTACCAGAccattcttcatcttcttttagCACCATGAGGCTGACTGAGGGATGGCTTGTCACCACATCTCCTAGTACATCATCGTCTATACCAAATCCTTCTTGTTCATCCACAAGTACAAGGTCTTCACCATCCTTTATGTGGAATTTTCTTTTGACTGTAGGAGAGattcaaaataaatgagaaaaaatatcacagTGCACTTTCAAATTTCTTAATACAAATTGGTGGCTCATAATAATTCTGCAAAACTACTGCTACAAGTAAGCCCAACTGTGCTATAGTACACTCTAAAACCTGTTAAATGGGATCAGGTCAATTCCACGATAACTTGTTAATGCATCTAAATTTTTGAAGCTTTTATTCTGAATGTTACTTTGTCAGGAGTTAGTTAGAGTCATAGTTACAGTACACAACAGAAATTGATTCAAATTCCTACGATTTTAGAGTTATAATGTGAAAATTTGAGCAAAAGTGTCACCGTAACGCCGtaacataaaatgattttatcatgGAATTGACCATGATCAAGCTCAACTGGGGGTGGGGATGGAGTTGGGACTGTTGGGTGTGCTAGTacaaataaagattgaatttctgttttcatcatttttgcATTTATCTGTATGTTGTAGACTAGGTTGGCATgatttcttaatttttgttgttgtaatttTAACCCTTATTTCAGTCAAAAAAAGTCCAGGATACACAAGGCAGCACACACAAAACTATGGAGGTCCATACATTTACATGTCGGTGCCATGTTTGTTGCTCTGAACAATGACGCACAGTGCACACTAGCTTTAAGAGCATCgtgatgatgaaatttttaatatgatttttgatATGGTCATCACGACGCTTTAAGCCTTTGGTTAAAATTTCCTCCTCGCTGCTGTATGTAAACAAAAAACTATTCTTACATTTTATAGAAAATCTatacatttttacaaaaaaatagagGGGTTGAAACAATTTTCTAACGGCCGAACACCTTTTGCGCGGGTGGATCGCATTTCTAATTCGgtcaaaagatgaaaaataagcaaCATTTCTTACCCAGCGCTGTGATTTTTGCTTCGATATCCACGTTTCgccatattttcatgtattaattCGTGCCGTCACAATACTGCATTTGCACAACATGAAGCCGATCGCACTCACTAGTCTCGATCTGAAGGTGTGCAAAATATTCGCTTGGAAACCCCCAAGTGCAACCATTGAGTTTTTCCGAACGAAATATTCTGCGCACGCGAAGATCGAGACTAGTGCGTGCGATCAGATGCGATCGGCTTTCTTTGTTGTGCAAATGGAGTATTGTGACGGCACGAATTAACACATGAAAACATGACATGTGGATATCGAAGCGAAAATCACATAGTAAATTGTTTTAACCCCTCTAGTTTTTTGGAAAAATgtgtagattttttaaaaaatgttagaaGTTTTTTGTTTACATACAGCGGGGAGGAAATTTTAACCAAAGCCTTTAACCCTATgcagccggggggggggggggccttacATTTTTCGCGATATTTTTTTTACGCATAAAAATCATGCACTGTAAATTCAGTACTTTTTTCCTTCATATctcgcgcatcttttgagaccaaatttgtgacgcccggctATGCACTTCAGAAGCTACTTGTACTTGCACGTCGGACCAAAAatggctcaaaaacgtgatttcatgtataattccaatacaaattgtgtttttaactaaaatctataattatttttgcttttacaTATCAAAATCTATTAATTTCAGTCTACTTATGATTGTAAAGGTGTTGTCggtgaatttcattgaaaacatagtaaaaataacaaggttaaaaaacaaagaaatacataagaaatttgaaaaacaatgaaatacataagaaaaaaaattctgataccaaatttttaaaaaattatgtttgttaagaatgtaataatgattatcTTGACCAAAAATCACCATATTCTTAGCTTTGAGTGATTTAGAGCAACAAAATCGTATtccatgcataaattagcataatttgcataattgtcctttttttggaaaaattaactATAGATCTACAGTTTTAGAGATCATGGGCGACGTGTGTGGGGGGCcaaataagcccccccccccggctatgcaatttcaaaatagccaGGGCTATATATAGGGTTAAGCGTCGTGATGACCATATCAAAAATCATATATAGAACATCATACCATTGGTATATTACTAATACTAGTATTAGTACTGGGCCTAGCCCTAGTCCACCTATGAACCTCCATAGTTACACTTAACTTGTAGGCCTAGTCTGCTTTGGCTAGGATAGCTGTGGAATAGCTCTTGacaatttgaaaaaacaaaagctATTCCACAGAGCTATTCATACTTATGGCATTCTCGTGAaaagactttgtacacaagagAGACGCGCGCGGGACTACAGAGGTGGCTTATTTCACGATTTGGCCATACTTATCTGCTTAACATTATACAGTGAATTTTGAAGCCCCTAACCGGCTAACATCAGGCCTCACCATTTTGAGCTCTATTTTTTGGCTAGGCTAAACCCAGGATCACTGATTTCTCTTTACATTTTGCAACAAATATGTATTAAATAACTACATTTATCATTACTGTTTGCTCTTTGGCGTATTCATCAGTGATAATTTTGCAGAAATCCGTAAAATATTAAATGGCATCAGGCCGGATGCCCAACCGTGAACCGGTCCAGACACGGCCTAGCCTAGTTGTTAGGCCATACCGCTAGGCCTACACAAGGACGAACACATGGATTGATTAACAAGAACCAAGCCAAGGTCTACACTTACTAAGTTCAAAGAATCCTACTGTGTCTTCTGGATCTATAGGCAGGTATTTTCGAATACTTCGATCCGCTGAGCAGACCATGACGCTTAACGGCATGGTTGCATGCACTTCAAGATGTGTATCTAGGCCAAACTGTAGAATACTCCTGAAAATCAAGTCAGTCGGGCAATGGATTTCTATTGCCTTGCTCCAGCTTGCGCTAGCTCTCGATCGCGATCGCAAGATATTATGGCGTCCAGC from Lytechinus variegatus isolate NC3 chromosome 8, Lvar_3.0, whole genome shotgun sequence includes the following:
- the LOC121419503 gene encoding uncharacterized protein LOC121419503 isoform X2 → MKIWRNVDIEAKITALVKRKFHIKDGEDLVLVDEQEGFGIDDDVLGDVVTSHPSVSLMVLKEDEEWSGSDVHSFTSADNIKVDTSSSSLSSSESDSSFGICRKRPRLDALRLCKSKFK
- the LOC121419503 gene encoding uncharacterized protein LOC121419503 isoform X1, encoding MPLSVMVCSADRSIRKYLPIDPEDTVGFFELIKRKFHIKDGEDLVLVDEQEGFGIDDDVLGDVVTSHPSVSLMVLKEDEEWSGSDVHSFTSADNIKVDTSSSSLSSSESDSSFGICRKRPRLDALRLCKSKFK